GATAAACGTGCATGAGAAGGTAGATCAATGAAATAATTTTGCTGGCTACTTTCTTGTTGCCTCCCTTttgtctgtctgtattgatttCTGAGCCTGTGGaaggtgacagacagacagacagacattgctGGTACCTGAAGCTCCCTGACTCTATCAAGcctgtgcagaggcatgctgcTGAACGCTTGATAGGATAAGATTACAGATCCCGCAGCGTTTTCTAATGCATTGGCGGCCGTGTCGAAGCGCAGGGAATaggattgttattgttattaatattgttGCTGTTTTTAGTACATGAAGATGGTGTTTCATCAGAATTGATCCGCTGAGCCGTGTGCTGTTATTTCCAGGGATTGCTTCCTCACACTTGGCTCCACCAGTGACTATTGATTTAATAAGACTCTCCTGTGATCCTATAAGTGTTTGTACGCCCGCTTCAGATCTCTCAACGCCTCATCTCTGAACTCATTTCAGAGCCACGCTTAAAGAACCAAGGCTTTGaaatccatttctttttatctctCGTCCGTAAGAGCATCATCATCACAATCCTCTTAAGTCTGGCTTTACAGTTTAAAGTACACTTTGAGTGCTGCTTAACCAACAGTGATGaacagggatcctaggaatcattttgctgcggaataacgcaggaaaacacagattttctaagCTGGCGGAGAATTTATAGTTTTCCACTTGGGgcgggcaaaaaacatgcaaggctttttttgtttgtctgataaccaaatcaatacacttatcatatataatcatcaacgcAGGCAATTGTGCTTTAAATTTATGTAAaaatacttgttcaataaaactgcttctggtgaacagaggtcaaggttgaacagaggtcaaggttgaacaaggCTCGCTGTCACATTCAggctgaaacgtagctgcagtttacttcagtatccagtgcgttgttactattgaacaagctgtttaaagatgccaaAAACGATCAcaaaaaatcacccctaaagatcggtttaatgagtttggcaatagccatccaggtgACAAGACTAACTGGAGATAAACTAATACGAATActagtttgtgttttttattattaggtCCTACTACACAGaactatttgtaatgtttaaagtaaaattaagtttgtttacattgttgattgatggcactggtgaggGAACGTCTTagaattggggcagcagtgtggagtagtgattagggctctggactcttgaccggagggttgtgggttcaatcccaggtgggggacactgctgctgtacccttgagcaaggtactttacctagattgctcccgtaaaaacccaactgtataaatgggtaattgtgtgtaaaaaataatgtgatatcttgtaacaattgtaagtcgccctggataagggcgtctgctaagaaataaataataataataataaaacaaatttaaaagtataccaataaatacttcctatgttaactgttattcaatagtactgtttgcgTATCTTATAAAGTGACACATTGTAAGCCTTTTgttttaattgcggaataacacacatgtgttttgctttttattggaggattttgttttttttttattgtggaaaactaggatccctggtgatGAAACCTCAAGGTAACGACAGTATAAGAATCCTGAGCTAGATGGAGTGTGTGTCGCACTGTTATATACCGTGGATGTAGATCGTGGTAACACTGTTCTGTACTGTGGATGTAGTggtactgatagctctaatgaTGCTTCTGAAGTGCTTGTTTATCaccacacctctctctctctctctctctctctctctctctctctctctctctctctctctctctctctctctctctctccaaccccCCGCAGGGCTTGTCCAGCAGTTAGACCAGAGGCTGCCGGTATCCAACGAGTACCTGCTGCTGTCTGGTGGGGCTCGAGAGGGGGTCCTAGACCTGAGTCCTGAGGATCTGGGCGACTACGTCAAGGGGGCAGACTACGACTTGGACTTTACCTTACTGGTGCCAGCTCTAAAGCTCCACGACCGAAACCAGCCGGTCACTCTGGACATGCGGCAGTCTCCTCCCTGTCACTCCTGGCTGAGTCTGCGCCTGTGTGAGCAGGCCATGCTGTCCCGCTGGAAACACTGCTGCAGGGGACCCCAGGGGGAGGCTGCTGGGGAAGAGGGGGGCGGCTACTACTTCTCCCCGACCCTAGTGGCAGACTGGTTCTCGGAAGCCGTTCTGAAAGTAATAAACGAACTCCGACGCAACCCCCAAAGGGGCACCCCGATCCCGGAGAGGGTGGAACGCAACGGGCCCGTGACCACCCTGATTCTGACAGCCGGGTCGAGCCGGATCCTCTACGACCTGGTCCCAGTGGTCTCGTTCAGGGGCTGGCCAGCGGTCGCCCAGGGCTGGCTGATGGAAAACCATTTCTGGGACGGGAAGATCACTGAAGAAGAAGCCATCAGCGGCTTCTACCTCCTGCCCTGCTGCTCGGCGTCCAGCAAGGAGCTGCTGGTGGGGGGCATCGAAGGAGCCGCACAGCCTGATAAGGAGTGGCGGTTGGCGTTCTCCCGTAGCGAAGTCCAGATCAAAAAGTGCATCCCTCTCCCTTTAGCTCACGCTTTCCAGGCAGCCAAAGCCATCATCTCCAAACTCATCTCCCGTCCCAAAGCTGCGGTCAGCCCCTACCACCTGCGCACCCTCATGTTCTGGGCTTGCGACCGCCTCCCCTCCACTTACCTCTCCAAAGAAGGCACTGGCCCTCTCTTACTGGGCCTCTTGGATGAGCTGGCCAGCGCTCTCCTCAATAAGAGCTGCCCCAATTACTTTCTCCCGCAGTGCAACATGTTCGAGCACCTCTCCGACTCCACCGCGCTGCTCCTGGCGCGCAAGCTGGCCTGCGTTCGCTCGGACCCGGCCGAGCACCTCCGCACAGCCCTGGAGCAGGCAGAGGCAGCAGCCAGGCTCAAGCTCCAGGGAGGAAGGGGGAACACTACTGCTCTGTCTCCAGGATCCAGCCCTGGACTCCCCCAGCCCCAGGAGGACCGCATGGCCAGGCGACTGCAGCAGCTGGTCACAGAGAACCCGGGGAAGTCcatctctgtcttcctaaacccTGAAGATGTGAGCAGACCGCACTTCCGCATCGACGACAAGTTCTACTGAGGACCTCGTGACTGTAGAACACTCTGTGTATGTAGGGATGCTAATGGAAACGTCTTTGACAAACTAGGAGTCTTTCTCAACGTCTTCAATTCTTCTCAGTCTTAAATGATAGACatgtagtcaaaatgtttgtcagacaatttgagtttttttttttagtatcacAGATTTCTAATGAGATCATCCATCCAACACTCTGCATATAGAAATGCTAAAAGTAACGTctttgacaaacgttttgacttggAGCCATTGTCTTCAGCGATTCAACTAGAAGTCTAAGTGTCCAGTGATTTTCAActtgaagtctttctcagtgtcttcaatcaATGATGAATTTTGAGCTTTGTCAGAGAAGTTGCGTTTCTTTTAGAAGAACTACAAGATCTACTGAGTGGTGAAGAAGCACTAGCTTGGACAAAAGTTTcaaatcctttatttatttatgtagactTGTAATAGCACTAGCTACGTTATCACGGCCCCTCTTAAAGGAGAGCGAACCaaggcttaaaaataaataccccGATCTGCTTTTAGGACATCGTACATTTTCTTGCCTCTCATTGGTACTCTCAACgttatcactggtcccctttgTAAAGGAAACATGTTAACCTATAGATGCAATGTTAAATCtagatatttatataaaaaagaaacaaaaaaaaaagtaaactgggCGTAGACAATTAATTTTTAATCCTGGATTTAACAACGTCGCCTCGCAGCTGTGAATTCGACTGATTCCCCTTCCGTCAAAACATGCAGTTAAGTTTCTTCCAGAAGAACGTGGCTGTGCTACGCAGGGTGAGGCGCTATATTATAAGTGTATGCACGTTCAGGTACTGGGCTTTCTAGTCAAAATAACATTGCCGTGTGTTGCCCAGCACACAACAGGCAATAGCAGCCTATGACCGTGGACTGTAATGTTTGTACATTGGGTGGCTGTAGTTTTTCCAAGGTTTTCTAGTAACAGGAGCGTTGGCTTGTGTTCAGAGCAAGTCTCTACAGAACCCAGTAGAATTCCTGCAGCTGGATATTGGAGAGCTCAGTAAAACATAGAACAAAATGAACGCTGAATTCCAGACCGATTCGATATTAACCGGTATGTTTGTAGTTGTGAATGATGATGTACATATTTAAAAGCGTACGATAGATAATGTAAAAGTTGTcctagtttttcttttaaaatctcaGATGCAAAGAATTTAATTTCCAATCCAAAGTTGCTGCTGAATGTAACGAATTACCTCCAAGCCTGATCAATGTCGTGTTTCTAAACACAAGCTGTGATTTGCTGCAATATTtatgtgttttaatatgtatGACCTTGCGTTATTTTAAATGACTTGCAAACTTTGATTTGAAATGTGTATTGAGGCTTTCTATGTAGATTATGtatctgttttttctctgtgatATTTAATAGATTCAATTACAGCTGGatacaaatcattaaaaaaatgagtGCGTTGTGGTCTGTGTGTTGCTTTGTTATTCAGGGCTAATTTTAATGtgttgggttaaaaaaaacagttttaatgagtttttatttgtatacattAACTTAGATTAGTATTGCATTTTGTCTACACAATTTGGGGTGAAGGGTttaacactacaaaaaaaaataaactcaaaagAAGATTATTCGTAAAAGCATATCAATTATCATAAATTAGCTTCAGATTACATTGAATATTTGAAGAATACAGATGTATAACTGGCGCTTTCCATTATAAGGTGTCCGCTTTCTTTCAGAATGGGTTTCCTAAAAAGACTTGAAACTTAAGGCCAGATGCTAAAACCTATTTACTCCAAAACGTCATTAGCTTGATTTTGTCAGATAgcaaaaacacacccaataagaAGCCAATCAATTTAATGTAGAGGGTTGTGAGTAGACTGAAGGTGTTTTCTTACTCCTTTTAGAATTGTACATGTTTTTAACTTTCAGACAAAAAATAACGCCAATGACTATTCAGAGTAAGTGGCTCTGAGAATCCGGTTAGTGTGTTACCATTGAGCAGAGACCTGACCTGCACTGACCGCTCTCCCTTCAGGTATCCATTGCTTTATATTGGATATCATGGGAATTGTGTTCTGTGATTTGCCTAGGTCTTGACCAGCTCTCCTTGGGAAAGATATTTAGTCTCAAATGGACCTCCTACTTAAGCATATGCATCTTTTTTTTCCAGTAGGGGGCAGTAATTGATTAAATTTGTATGACGGTTTCTCCTATCCAGCATTAGGATTCCAGCATGAGATATCTTTATAGGTTGTTTTCCTTCTCCCTCGTTTTATAATTGTGTatgcagtcattcagagtggttctctGTGTCACAATTATATTATCCTCTAACTGGCTGCCAtcgtgtgcattataaatatatgggcGATACTGAAAtcgaagaaggaatctatgaaaaagacctaggagtttatgttgactcagaaatgtcttcatctagacaatgtggggaagctataaaaaaaggccaacaagatgctcttatatatagtgaaaagtgtaatcttaaaattttacaatgcattagtaagacctcatctagaatattgtgttaagttctggtcaccttgttacaaaaggatattgctgctctagaaagagtgcaaagaagagcgaccagaattatcctgggtttaaaaggcatgtcgtatgcagacaggctaaaataattgaatctgttcagtcttgaacaaagaagactacgcggcgatctgattcaagcattcaaaatcctaaaaggtattgacaacgtataaaaagaaacaaggaccaggggtcacaagtggagattagataaaggagattagtgttattgaaactagaagaggctGATTCAAGCAGACCagtgtttgggctctagtgccttcatcagtgttattgaaactagaagaggctgagtcaagcagaccagcgtttgggctctagtgccttcatcagtgttattgaaacttgAAGAGACTGATTCAAGCAGACCagtgtttgggctctagtgccttcatcagtgttattgaaactagaagaggctGATTCAAGCAGACCagtgtttgggctctagtgccttcatcagtgttattgaaactagaagaggctgaatcaagcagaccagcgtttgggctctagtgccttcatcagtgttattgaaactagaagagactgagtcaagcagaccagcgtttgggctctagtaccttcatcagtgttattgaaactagaagagactccACTGAAGGTTAAAGACAGAGCAGTACAGATGGTGCCATGTCACACAGCCACAGCTGTCGAGTCATTGTCAGGATTTGAGAAAAACGATAATTATAAAAGGCAGCTGTTTACAGCCCTAGTCAGACCACTGCAGGGGTGGTAAATATAAACACCTAATCAAATTCAAACGGTCTTTATTGGCAACACTTATAAATGTTTAAGGTAGTAATTTTGCAGCTTTctccatggttatgctatgcatttaccatagtttaccatggtttgccatgtttttcaaATGCTTTACCAAacccctctgggctttacaatgctttcactgtgccttattacactttgctgtgcttttactgtggggaacttttTTATAGGGAAGTCACACAAGCATTgcaaatacagcaaaaatgatctACGCTGCACTTCCAGTGAGGAGGCTGCAGGCTGCAGTATACTTTGTTCATTCTGCTGCCTCTTTGTTTTCCCCACGAAGGATTTCTCCTCACAACCTTTCATCAAGAAACCTCTTCCTTCCTCTGCCAGCTTGATAGAATATGTGTCTCTGAGCTTGTCCGTTTCCTAGAAGCTGATTGATTTCAATcaggttgggtcttaaaggatcccagtgtttctgcctcaacaacatggctaagtagcccattccatcccctcgccactctctgtgtgaagaagtgtctccttccctctgtcctaaatccACTTAATCTCCAGCTGtgtgttctctggtcctggtttctgtgctgcgtttaaagtattggtttgggtttACTATGTCAGCAGCTTTTAAAATTGTACAGACTTCAATCAATTCTTCTTTGTTGTGAATAAATTTGTTCCCACAATCTTCTCAGCTCTTTCCTTTAAtctctgggattagtctggttgctctttgctggactctctccaggaccacaatgtccctttggagCTGTgatgaccagaactggacacagtactctaagtgtggtctcacccctgcattatacaacctcctcATCACCTTTTGATGATATACCCGAGCATTctggttttttttaatgtttcttggGTCGGATTAATGCCGGGCTTTAGGGCTGCAGCCTGGGGCCTCAGATTTTATATATGATTTAGAATACAATTTATACCGTAAAGTAGCATGGGACTCTCTGGATCGGAGCAACAGGGCCGTGTTCAGCTGGAACAGTGACTGTCTGATCATGTGACTTGACCTGCCAGTCAACGTGAACGTGTGGTTCAGAACCGGTGACCATGTGACCAAGCAGCACCGGGAACGCATGAGCAGAAACACAGCAACCACAATGCCTCAGCGAGGAAGATACGTTTAAAAAAACCACCAAGCTGGTCTATAAAATACATCGGAGAAGAATCAACCTGGATTAAAATGAGAGGCTTTTTAACCTTGAGAGTTTGTAAAGAGATGAGGACAGCACATCTCCTAAATAACTTGCTTCGCCTTTTTTCAAGAGTCTGCGGTTTGCATTTCTTTTGACTCTGCTAGTGACAAACAGTGGAGGGAAAGCCTAATCAAACATCGACTCGTCAAATAGAGATCAGCTGACGGAATAATTTTACATTAATGTCAGTCGAGCGTGGTGGTGTAATAACAGCCCCCAGTCAAACTTAATTCAGCTCTGCTTGTTCCAGCATGTTTTTGAACCCTTCTCTGTGCTGTGGAATGCAATCCTGAAAGGAATGCTGTGGGACAATGAAAGGCTGGGTTTGCAGTCAGGTGATATGCAGAGACGGTTCTTTCGGTAAACTCATTAGGGTCTAAATTCAATCGATATGGATTTAATAAAAGCAACAACCTGATGGGGCTCTCCCTGAATTTTAAACTTCTGTGATTGCATCTGCCCTGCATCCTGTTTTAAACTACAATATAATGACCTGCCGAGCTGGCAGACTTTCATTGTTTAGTTTCCCTAAAACAGCATATCCTGCAGCCTCAGTTAGTTTGTGTGTTAAATATAATGATTTAGTCAGTGTGTTTGTAAATAGTttagtagcttcaaatgacattgtGAGTCTTTACTTAGTGCAACGTTATCCgtaataaaagtttcccacagtaaaagcatagcaaagtgtaatacagcacagttaaagcataggcaagcattgtaaagcacggag
This genomic stretch from Acipenser ruthenus chromosome 48, fAciRut3.2 maternal haplotype, whole genome shotgun sequence harbors:
- the LOC117404460 gene encoding nucleotidyltransferase MB21D2; translated protein: MASVTSAVAPNSAALDFRSGASVERVSELVQELLLLEQSDFGDQTAMEVHTAKDFIFSMLGLVQQLDQRLPVSNEYLLLSGGAREGVLDLSPEDLGDYVKGADYDLDFTLLVPALKLHDRNQPVTLDMRQSPPCHSWLSLRLCEQAMLSRWKHCCRGPQGEAAGEEGGGYYFSPTLVADWFSEAVLKVINELRRNPQRGTPIPERVERNGPVTTLILTAGSSRILYDLVPVVSFRGWPAVAQGWLMENHFWDGKITEEEAISGFYLLPCCSASSKELLVGGIEGAAQPDKEWRLAFSRSEVQIKKCIPLPLAHAFQAAKAIISKLISRPKAAVSPYHLRTLMFWACDRLPSTYLSKEGTGPLLLGLLDELASALLNKSCPNYFLPQCNMFEHLSDSTALLLARKLACVRSDPAEHLRTALEQAEAAARLKLQGGRGNTTALSPGSSPGLPQPQEDRMARRLQQLVTENPGKSISVFLNPEDVSRPHFRIDDKFY